One Nerophis ophidion isolate RoL-2023_Sa linkage group LG06, RoL_Noph_v1.0, whole genome shotgun sequence genomic region harbors:
- the prkx gene encoding cAMP-dependent protein kinase catalytic subunit PRKX has product MTCCFPNKNNTPRKFLLMASSKVDIGSNESNCSKENNGSRLSAEAAAEQTYFCVDDLVNVATVGTGTFGRVYLVRDKKSRTFYALKQMRIPDVIRLKQEQHVFNEKAVLKEVNHPFLIRLFWTHHDERFLYMLMDYVPGGELFSYLRNRGRFINTTALFYASEIVCAIEYLHSKDIVYRDLKPENILLDREGHIRLTDFGFAKKLSERTWTLCGTPEYLAPEVIQSKGHGRAVDWWALGILIFEMLAGYPPFFDDNPFGIYQKILAGKLDFPRHLDFYVKDIIKKFLVVDRGRRLGNMKNGTEDVKKHRWFKAVDWETVPLRKMKPPIVPKVSHEGDTTNFEVYANDELETDSSVPPRDLEIFKNF; this is encoded by the exons ATGACATGCTGTTTTCCAAATAAAAACAACACGCCTCGCAAGTTTTTATTGATGGCGTCCTCCAAAGTCGACATTGGCAGCAATGAGAGCAACTGTTCCAAAGAGAACAATGGCAGCCGTCTTTCCGCCGAAGCAGCAGCAGAGCAGACTTATTTCTGTGTGGATGACCTGGTGAACGTCGCCACTGTGG GTACAGGAACATTTGGTCGCGTTTATCTGGTTCGGGACAAGAAGAGCAGGACCTTCTATGCCCTGAAGCAGATGAGGATCCCTGACGTTATCCGCCTAAAGCAGGAGCAGCATGTCTTCAATGAAAAAGCCGTGCTGAAAGAGGTCAACCACCCATTCCTCATCCGACT GTTTTGGACGCACCATGACGAACGCTTCCTCTATATGTTGATGGATTACGTGCCTGGCGGGGAGCTGTTCAGCTACCTTCGCAACCGTGGCCGTTTTATCAACACAACAGCTCTCTTCTACGCTTCTGAGATTGTCTGTGCTATTGAATACCTCCACTCTAAAGACATTGTCTACCGTGACCTAAAGCCAGAGAACATCCTGCTGGACAGAGAGGGCCATATCCGTCTGACCGACTTCGGCTTTGCCAAGAAGCTTTCTGAGAG AACCTGGACACTCTGTGGTACTCCAGAGTATCTAGCTCCAGAAGTCATCCAAAGCAAGGGTCACGGTCGAGCAGTGGACTGGTGGGCTCTCGGCATCCTCATCTTTGAAATGCTGGCAGG GTATCCACCTTTCTTTGATGACAATCCTTTTGGAATCTACCAAAAAATCCTGGCAGGAAAACTGGACTTTCCACGTCATCTAGATTTCTATGTCAA AGACATCATCAAGAAGTTTCTGGTGGTTGATCGAGGAAGAAGACTTGGCAACATGAAG AATGGCACAGAAGATGTGAAAAAGCATCGATGGTTCAAGGCAGTTGACTGGGAGACTGTTCCTCTGAGAAAAATGAAG CCTCCAATTGTTCCCAAAGTCTCCCATGAAGGCGACACCACAAACTTTGAAGTGTACGCCAATGACGAGTTGGAAACAGACTCTTCTGTTCCACCCAGAGACTTGGAAATCTTCAAGAACTTCTGA